The Acidobacteriota bacterium genome segment CCGATGCCGCGGACGTTCAGCGGCTGGCCGGGGATCGGGCCGTTGCCGACACTACGGAACGGATTCCTCATCCTTACGAGGACGGGATGGCGGAATCATGGATTGCGACGCACGCCGAGAGATTCCGGAACCTCGAAGAATGCACGTATGCGATCCTGCTCAAGGACATGCCTGAGCTTGTCGGCGCCGTCGGCCTGATGTTGGCCATGGAGCATCGCCGCGGCGAACTGGGTTACTGGATCGGCCGGGATTACTGGAACAGGGGATACGCGACCGAGGCGGCGCGGGCCGTCATCGACTTCGGCTTCTCCGTACTCGGACTCCATCGCATTCAAGCCAGGCACATGACACGCAACCCGGCCTCCGGCCGCGTCCTGGAGAAGCTCGGCATGCGGCATGAGGGCCGCCTTCGCGGCTATACCCTCAAATGGGGCGTATTCGAAGATGCCGAAATCTACGGGATTCTTAAAGATGATCGAACGAGATATAAAAATTAT includes the following:
- a CDS encoding GNAT family N-acetyltransferase — translated: MFDMRKPAQPILKTERLLLRPFALSDAADVQRLAGDRAVADTTERIPHPYEDGMAESWIATHAERFRNLEECTYAILLKDMPELVGAVGLMLAMEHRRGELGYWIGRDYWNRGYATEAARAVIDFGFSVLGLHRIQARHMTRNPASGRVLEKLGMRHEGRLRGYTLKWGVFEDAEIYGILKDDRTRYKNYSLI